GCAACCAAGGAATTAGGCGATATCGTCTTAATGGATGTAGTGGAAGGGGTGCCTCAGGGTAAAGGGCTCGACATGCAGGAGGCAGCGCCAATTGAAGGCTACGATATTAACATAATGGGCACAAATAATTACGAGGATACGGCCGGTTCCGATGTAGTCGTTATTACCGCAGGTATTGCCCGTAAGCCTGGGATGAGCCGGGATGACTTGGTAAATACCAATATAAAAATAGTTAAGTCGTGTGCGGAGCAGGCGGCTAAATATTCTCCCAACGCTTTTATTATTGTGGTGACCAATCCCCTTGACGTCATGGTGTACGCGGCATATAAGGCCAGCGGTTTTCCCGCCAACCGGGTATTTGGCATGGCAGGCGTACTGGATTCGGCACGTTTCCGTACTTTTATCGCTCAGGAATTGGGCGTTTCTTATAAAGATGTCAGTGCTTTTGTTCTCGGCGGTCATGGTGATGATATGGTGCCTCTGGTGCGTTACAGCTATGCCGGCGGTATACCCATTGAAAAATTGATTCCGCGTGAACGCATAGATGCCATTGTTGACAGAACCAGAAAGGGCGGCGCGGAAATAGTTAACTATTTAAAAACCGGCAGTGCTTTTTATGCGCCGGGCGCTTCAGTAATAGAAATGGTGGAAGCTGTATTAAAAGATAAGAAGCGTATATTGCCGGTAGCTGCTTACTTAAGCGGCGAATATGGAGAAAAAGAAATATACTTGGGTGTACCGGCCATAATCGGCGGTTCCGGTGTTGAGAAAATTATCGAGGTGGATTTAACCGAAGAAGAAAAGACTGCCTTGCAGAAGTCAATACAAGCAGTGAGAAAAGTAATGACTACAGTGGATTAATGACAATGTCCCTGGCATTATAAAAGAACGGGGAGGGTTATATCATGGGAGAGACTAGGAAAGTTAAAATCATGGATACTACTATGCGGGATGGCCATCAATCATTGTTGGCCACCCGCATGCGCACTGAACATATGCTTCCTATTGCGGAAAAGGTAGAACAGGTGGGGTTCCACGCCATTGAAATATGGGGTGGCGCTACTTTTGACTCATGCATGCGTTTCCTTAATGAGGATCCCTGGGAAAGACTGCGGGTTGTCAGGCGTCATTTTAAAAACAGCAAGCTGCAAATGCTGTTGCGCGGTCAAAACGTAGTAGGTTACAAACATTATGCCGATGATGTGCTGGAGGAATTTGTCAAGAGAACGGTAGATAACGGTTTGGATATCTTTAGAATTTTTGATGCCTTAAATGATACACGCAATATGGAGAAAGCTATTGAATATGTCAAGCGGGAAGGTGCCCATGCTCAGGGTACGGTGGTCTATACCATCAGCCCGGTGCACGATTATGACTTTTATATGCGCACAGGTGCTGAATTAAAGGAAATGGGTGTCGATTCGCTGTGTTTAAAAGATATGGCGGGTATATTAGCTCCCCAGCCTGCTTATGACATCGTCAAAGGTTGGAAAGAAAAACTTGGTATTATGGTGCAGCTGCATTGTCATTATACCAGCGGCATGGCCTCAATGACTTATATGAAAGCCGTGGAGGCCGGGGTGGATGTGCTTGACTGTGCTATATCCTCCCTGGCATTGCAAAGCTCACAGCCGTCTATCGAGAGCATGGTGGCGGCATTTAAGGATACTCCGTATGATACGGGAATGGATCTCGAACTGCTTTCGGAGATTGCCGAATACTTTAAAGGGGTGCGCAAACATTACGCTGCTTTTGATAATGCCAGCAGCAGTCCGGATACCAATGTACTGACCTACCAGATACCCGGTGGTATGATTTCAAACTTTATCAATCAGCTTAAAGAGCAAAATGCTCTGGATAAATTACCTGAGGTGTTGGCTGAAGTGCCCCGGGTGAGGGAGGACTTTGGCTACCCGCCGCTGGTTACCCCTTCCAGCCAAATTGTGGGCTCTCAGGCGGCATTGAATGTGTTGCTCGGGGAACGTTATAAAATGGCTACCAACGAAGTTAAAAACTACATGCGTGGATTTTACGGACGTTCTCCCGCACCGGTGAATGAAGAGGCCCGCAAGAAGATCATCGGTAACGAAGAACCGATTAAATGCCGTCCGGCGGATTTAATTGAACCGGAGCTGCCCAAAGCCAGAGAAGAATGCGCATCTTATATGGAAAAAGAGGAAGACATTGTTTCGGTAGCTTTATTCCCGCAGGTAGCACCTAAATTTCTGCAGGAAAGAATGGCTAAGAAACTTAAAGTAGATCTGGAGCTAGCCAAACAAGGTACGGATTTTTATCCTATCTAAAATGGTATGAATGGCAATGTAGTAATTTAACTGCTACGTAATACAGCATTCATGAATACACCATTCTTAATACTGAAATTGCTTATTAGAAACAGGCCCAGGTTATTTAGGCCTGTTTCTAATAGCGAGGTCAGTATCGGCGTAATTGCAATCAGCCGGCTTTTTCGGTCTTATCACTACATTAAAGCCTTTACATAAAGCCTTTACATTTTTGCACTCTACAGATCTTTAGGGTATTTTTATACTCCTTGTAAAATCAATTGCATCTTCACTAGAATACTCGAACTCCGTTCCAGAAATAACAAGTTTTCCATTTTCCTTTTTAGCATCAAGAATATTGATTGCTTCATAAATATTTATATTTGTTAATGAGCTTTTTTTCATTACAGATTTTTCGGTTAGACTTGGGATTTCATAAATAAAATATTTATCTCTTTTAGTTCCAGTAAAAATTTCATTATCACTTATTCGATACATAAATCGAATATTACTCATTTTTATTTCTGAAAGCAGCTCTCCCGTTTCTATATGTCTTTTATAGATCCCCCTGTCACACATCTCAATTACTAAAAACTCATCTTTGGCAATAACTTGCCTTACTTTAGCAGGTGTTTTTTTCCACTTTAGATTTCTATTATCAATATCGTAACAAAAAAGCCCTTTATCCCATGTGCCGATAAATAGATATTTACCATCCGGTGATATAGGTGTTCCGTATATAGTATGCTCGACAACTTTACAAACTGTAGGAAACTCAGATATAACATCTTCTGATTTTGAGAAAACTTGGCAAAATCCATTTAAGCCAATCTCGTCATCCTCCCTAAAATTAAAATGAACTTTTTTTATATTATTATTTTCATTTTCATAGCTATCATATAATATTGTAAGTCTATTATTACCATACTCTATTTTCAAATCAAATCTCCTCCTACTACTTTTTAAGGTTAAGCCTTGTTAAAGCACATAATAGCTTCAGAACAATTGCTTTGAAGCCATTATGTGCTTTTTTGTTTAAAATCATACTATACATGCAGAGGTAGCACCAATATTAATATTTTCTAGCAAGCCACTCGTTAAGCAGGGATAATCATAAAGAACTCATTATTACTTGCGCTTAGAACAATATCGTACTCTACCTTTAAAAATTTGGGTGAAATTTATACTTATCACATAATGTTTTAGCATACTTAAGTACTTCTGACTTTGTTGGAAATTTCCCTTTATCTTCATACCTCTTGAAAAAATATTCCCAATGATTATTAAATTCGTTAGCTGTCTTGCGGTGATATGTTTTATCGACCCATGTACCATATTTGGGGTTGTGTATATCTCTAATATGTGCTTTTGCGAATCTACTTTCGTGTGCTTTTGGTAATAAATGATGAGCTTCGTACTTTGTACCAGGGTTTCCCCTTGTTAGAGTAATTAAGTTTTTGCGGAAATTTTTATAACTAAATTTTAGAAAATCCCCAGCTTTTCTTGTTGCTGGTGAAGCTAAAATTCGTTGTATAACCGGTCTAGCTGACGTTAAAACTGTAGCAATAACATAAACTGCTGGAACTGCTTGGATTTCAGTTTTATCCCCAGGAACAGAAGTATTAACATCGTTTGTAGCAACAGAATCTACAGGAATAGAAGTATTAACAACGTTTGTAGCAGCAAATGCAGGCATTAATGATGTTGCTACCAATAAAAAAGAAAGTAAAAAAATTAAAAGTGTTTTATTGAATATCTTTTTTGTCGCTAATTTCATTATCAGTCTCCTCTTACCTATTTTTATTGCAAAAATTATGTTTCTAAAAAATAACTACAACATATAACCAACCATGTTTTTTCGCTTGATATATAGAGATCAAAACGTGCTTGTAGTTTAAAGCAACTACATATTTTAAATTGATTAGCTATCCTCCTTTCATTAAAACGTAACCTTTCCACAATGAGAGGCACAGCTGTTTCCAGTATGCACTCTGTCGGTCAAGTTACCATAGCTACTATAGCCACTATAGCCACAGGTAAAGTGACTCGAAAACGGTTGAACAATTTTGGGTTTATTAAAACAATATGTTAATATTTATTATAATAATAAAAATATGTAATGCAATAATAATAAATGTCGGGATATGGCAATTAAAAATATAGATCCGATGTGAACTGATATAGACGGCACCTTGTTGTAGAAAAATAAAGATTGATGAGTGGTATGAGTGTAAAATAGACAAGGAACAGAAGGAACTTTTTGAAGCTTTAGGCCTGGGTATTTATACTATTTAGTACTACGTTTTTTGCACTAAAGCCTTTGTACATAAGGTTTTAAAAAATAAAAAGTAATATTTCGTAAACTAACCTATGCTAACTATTCAACAAAACACTATAGGAGAGGAGAACCAATGGGATACTCAGCGATGACATCCTAGTTTTTATTATTGTTTTATCTTATTTCATTACTTCCGATAATAGATATTATGTAAACTAATAAACTTTTTTCCTCTTCTATCCTGGATAAATATTTCATTAGGCGAAAAAGGCGAAAAAATAGAGTTTCTCGTCTGTTCTTTCTAAATTTAAGTTCTTTCTAAATTTAAATAAAAACAAACAGGAAACCCTGTCGGCATTTTATACACTTATATTCCTACGGGAATTATATTTTAGAAACTATTGCCCGATATTAAGCCTAGGCTTAATAAATTATATTATAAATTGCATTATAATGTTTTATTTACCCTTTTTAACAGGAAAAACGCCGCCGTGAATACGCTTGGCATCGGAAACGTTAAAGAAAACTTCCGGGCAAACTTGATCAATTATATGCAATGCCTTATTTAGGTCTTTTCGCTTAATTAATACGAACAATATTATTCTTTCACCATCACGTCCGCAACCGGTGACACTGGTCACACCAAAACCTTCATTACGCATTTGATAAGTAATATTATTTACCAGTCTAATGGGTGGGAATATTTGAATAGACAAAAAGCCCATGGCCAGACGTTCTTCAATTAAGCTGCCTATATAGTTTCCGGTTGCGAAACCACCCGCGTAAGCGATTACTTTGCCCGGGTCATTTAGCCCACCCTTTAACACCTCATTTAAGGCCAGCACAAAAACAGCGACCTCAAAAAAACCAATAACTGCAGCTAAAATACGCCGATCCCTCATTAACATCAATATGCGTATTACGTCCAGGGACATGTCGATTACCCTGGCACAAAAAATAAATAGATATCCTGATATTACCGGTAGGTACTGCTCCATTGTTATCCTCCCAAGTCCTAATTTCGTGTATGACAGTATGAGCGGTATAAATGGTCGTACTTAAAATGGGAACACATAAGCGTTCCCATCTAGCCATGATATTATACATTTCACATAAAATCAACTTAATTTGGGAGTCTCTATCTTGCTTTTATCAGCACATTTTTTTATCACAGTGTAATAATATTCCAGCAATCTTTGAGCGCAATATTGTGAAGAAATTTTTTCAGCATTTATTGTTGCATTTTTGCTCATTGTACATCGTAAATCATCATCTTTTAACAGCAGATTTATTTTATTTACGAAATTATTTATATCTAAATCCGTTAGAAACCCATCCACATTGTTTTCTACCATTTCCGAAATGCCAAAGGCCTTTACCGCTACCGTTGGTAATCCTGACGCTTTGGCCTCCCCTACCACTAACCCTTGTGTTTCGGTAATTGATGCAAAAACGAATATATCGGCACTGTTATAAGCTTTAGCCATTTCATCTTTGGTTAATGTGCCGGTAAAAATTACCTTTTCTGAAATGCCAAGCTTCCTGGCCAAATTAACAAGTGTAATTTTTTCAGGGCCGTTACCTACCAGTACCAACTTGGTTTTAGGAAAAACCGCATTTACGTTGCTAAAACTCTTCAATATAAATGAAAAGTTCTTTTCTTTAGCTAACCGGCCTACGGATATCAGTATTTTTTCTTGAACATCTATGTTGAATTTGCGGTGCAGCCAATCTTTTTCCTCAGTCCTAAAGCTACAAGTATTAATGCCTGTGGGTAATGCCTTTATTTCGGTGCTAACTCCCCACTTCTGCAAGTGTTCACCAATTATACCGGTGGGCACAATTACCAGGTTGCAATGGTTGCAAAAATCAGCACAAAATTTTTTAGTGATTTCTTTGGTAATACTTTGTCCTATGGGTACATAATGAACATATTGATCATAAAGAGTATGAAAAGTAAAAACCAGCGGTATATTTAATTTTTTAGCACAGCGAGCTCCCAAACGCCCCAATAAAAATGGCGAATGAACATGGATGATATCCAGGCCGATTTTTTTTAGGGTTGGGCGCAAACGTATTGAAAATGGCACAGCCAGGGCAAAATCATGGTTTGTTGGCGCTGGTATGGAAGAAAAGCGAAATACTCTATTTTCGTTCATGTGATCATGATTTTGTTTAGGATATTCGGGCGCAAAAATAAAAATCTCGTGACCCTGAGCCTGTAATTCCTCAGAAAATGTTTCAATTGACCGGACCACTCCACTTGTATATGGCCGGTAACTGTCGGTAAAAATGCCGATTTTCAGGCCCAAAGAGCAGTCACCTCCTAGTGTAACAGCTGGTTATTATCAGGATATCAAAAATAATTCATTTCCTTAATGCGCCAACCATTATCAGTTTTATGTAGAATTAACATTCCCCTGCTATTCTGTATATTGTTTGTTGTTACATCAATATCTTTTATAGATATTATGGCGATGGAGGTATTTCCATTGTTATAAACAATATGACAGTTTTCTAAAAAAGTCAAGCTGTACCAATCGGTGCTGCTATCTTTATAATGTTTTACCGATTCGGTGACATCTTCCAAAGCGGGACCTGCATAAAACTTGTTTAGTTCTTCTCGGTAATTTGGATCGTCCGACCACCATGCATACTCTATAGCCTGCTTGATTAGCTGTTCTATACCTTTGTGGTTATCATTGTTAAAAAATTGGATTTGTGAGCTGCCTGTTTCACGCGCGATGGAATATTCGATAATACAGTTAAGCAATACAAACAAAAAGAAAACTATTGTAAATATCCTTTTAGTAAACAAAGCAATTGCCTCCTTAATTTGGTAATATATTTATATAATACCATAATATGTAAGCAATTACTTTGGATTTTTTTGCCACTTATAGATATCTATATGCTTTTTATTTATCTGTTTTAGACCTCTTTACAATCCTCTTCTGCTTTCGGGCCTTAAGGGTATAGTATCCGGTTGGGCAATGGCCTGTTCCAATATGGTTATAAGGCTATCACTATCTTTGTTCAATATTCCGCGTAGCGGCAGATAATTTGATGCGTGGTTGGTTCTGAACACGCAGTGGGTTAAATGTAAGTTTTCCAATAGATATTTCATTTCCTGTAAGATTTGCATTGCATTTGGTAATGTAAAACCGCCTTGCTGTATTTGGTGATATAATACTGTATTAGGTACCGGCATCAGCGTTAACGCACCCAGATATGTGGGATCTATAGCACTGATGACTTTACCGGTTTCCTTGGCATGTTCCTCCCATAATGCAGTGCCTCCAAGACCATTGATAATGGTCACCGAAAGCCCAAAACCCGTCTTGAGGGCTTTTTGGCCGGCCTTTACCATTTCCTCAGCAGATACTCCTTTACAGACAGCTTGCAGAATATTATTGCTACCGCTTTCCACACCCAAATATAATAATTCGACACCGGAGGCGCGTATTTCCTTAAGTTCATCCAGGGATTTGGCTAGGATATCCTTGGGACCGGCGTACATGCTGATACGCTTCAGATCCGGAAATTTTTTATCAAGGTAAAACGCAGTTTTTAAAATAAGGGGTGTGTCTGCCGCCAGAGCGTCACCATCAGCTAAGAATACCCTTTCTATGCTCTTCATCTGGGAGGAACATATATCAATATCGTTTTTTATTTCGTCCCAAGTTCTACTGCGGTATGTTTTGCCTTTGTACATACCGCAAAAAGTGCAAGCATTATGCCGGCATCCAATGGTAAGCTGCAATATAAGGCTAAAGGCTTCACTGGGTGGCCTAAATACCGGTGGTTCTAAATGCATAGCTCATAAAACCCTCCATTATTTAATAATGACTTGGATACTGCTGCACCCTTTGAATTGCTGATGTCAAGGCGGCGATTACCTGAGCTTTGCCGCCCACCTGATCATAAATAGCCTTAGTGTAAACTTGACCGAAGTCGCTGACCACGTACTTGGCCGGCAGGCTATTAAGCGCTAAAGCCATGATATCATTTTTGCAGCGTTCGCATTGGCAGGTGCCCGGGTTTTGGCCGGCATATTCGATTAGGACCTCATCAATTAATTCTTTTACGGCCAGTTCGGGATAATTAATTATCAACGTGTTTCCCCTTTCATGTCTATTCCTTAATCGCCTCAATCGCCAAGGCAAATGCCCATTTGTCTGGCTACCCTGACTAATTCCCCATCCACAGGCACTTTATGCAGTTCACCCACAGCCTGCTCCAATGGCACGGAATCAATATGCTGTCCCTTTAAACATACCATTCTGCCGAACTTGCCTTCGGCCGTTAAATTAACCGCTCCTGTACCGTAGCGGGTGGCGAGAATGCGGTCATATGCTGTGGGCGACCCGCCCCGCTGCAAATGGCCCAGTACGGTCACCCTTGATTCTTTGCCGGTGGCGGATTCCACTGCTTGGGCTATTACATTACCAATGCCGCCCAGGCGAATGGGATCAAAGCTGCCCTCTATATGTTTACTGACTACCATTTCCCCACCCATAGGTTTAGCGCCTTCAGCCACCACTATTATACTGAATTTTTTCTTTTCCTTGCTGCGGGCGTTAATCTTTTCCACTACAATATCCGTATTGTAAGGTATTTCCGGAATCAATATAACATCGGCTCCGCCTGCCAAACCGGATGCCAGTGCGATCCAACCGGCATAGCGACCCATGACCTCCAACACCATTACCCGGTGATGGGATTCAGCCGTGGTATGGAGCTTATCAATGGCTTCGGAAGCAGTGGTAAGGGCGGTATCAAAACCAAAGGTTTGGTCTGTCGCTGATAGGTCGTTGTCAATGGTTTTGGGAACACCCACAACCTTCAAACCATGGTCGTGCAGTTCTTTTCCTATGGCCAGGCTGCCGTCACCGCCTATTACAATCAGTGCTTCTATTTCATGAATGCTGATGTTCTCAAAAACCCGGTCTGATACGTCGACAAAAGTTTTTTCGTTACCTTTGGTTACTGGGTAATGAAAGGGGTTGTCTCGGTTAGTGGTGCCTAGAATAGTTCCCCCTCTGGGCAAAATACCAACTACGTCTGCCTCGGTTAGTTCCCGTGCTTGATTTTTAATTAAACCGCCGAAACCGTTTTCAAAACCAACGATTGTCATTTGGTATTCATGGATAGCGGTTTTAACAACAGCGCGGATTACCGCATTTAAACCGGGTGCATCGCCGCCTCCGGTTAAAACTCCGATGCGCTTGACCATAGATCTGGCCATGCTATAAACCTCCCTTTATAAACTTTTAATCCCCCGGTGTTATGCTGGTTATAAATTTTTCAATGCTGGCGTTTGTTTGCTGGGGTTTCTCCAACATCATCATGTGCCCGGTCTGTTCAATTATCTGCAGCTGGGAGTTGGGAATGTTCTCCGCCAGATAATGGCTGTATTTGGGCGGAGTTAAACGGTCCGCGGTGGCCCCAAGAACAAGTGTGGGTGTATTAATGGCTTGAATATGCTCGCTATAATTAAACATGTCACAGGCAAGAAAATCATTGTAATATATACTGGGATCGGTGTTTGCCATTTCTATTTCGGCCTGTTT
This genomic interval from Desulfoscipio sp. XC116 contains the following:
- the mdh gene encoding malate dehydrogenase, with amino-acid sequence MKRNKITVIGSGNVGATCAHWAATKELGDIVLMDVVEGVPQGKGLDMQEAAPIEGYDINIMGTNNYEDTAGSDVVVITAGIARKPGMSRDDLVNTNIKIVKSCAEQAAKYSPNAFIIVVTNPLDVMVYAAYKASGFPANRVFGMAGVLDSARFRTFIAQELGVSYKDVSAFVLGGHGDDMVPLVRYSYAGGIPIEKLIPRERIDAIVDRTRKGGAEIVNYLKTGSAFYAPGASVIEMVEAVLKDKKRILPVAAYLSGEYGEKEIYLGVPAIIGGSGVEKIIEVDLTEEEKTALQKSIQAVRKVMTTVD
- a CDS encoding oxaloacetate decarboxylase subunit alpha encodes the protein MGETRKVKIMDTTMRDGHQSLLATRMRTEHMLPIAEKVEQVGFHAIEIWGGATFDSCMRFLNEDPWERLRVVRRHFKNSKLQMLLRGQNVVGYKHYADDVLEEFVKRTVDNGLDIFRIFDALNDTRNMEKAIEYVKREGAHAQGTVVYTISPVHDYDFYMRTGAELKEMGVDSLCLKDMAGILAPQPAYDIVKGWKEKLGIMVQLHCHYTSGMASMTYMKAVEAGVDVLDCAISSLALQSSQPSIESMVAAFKDTPYDTGMDLELLSEIAEYFKGVRKHYAAFDNASSSPDTNVLTYQIPGGMISNFINQLKEQNALDKLPEVLAEVPRVREDFGYPPLVTPSSQIVGSQAALNVLLGERYKMATNEVKNYMRGFYGRSPAPVNEEARKKIIGNEEPIKCRPADLIEPELPKAREECASYMEKEEDIVSVALFPQVAPKFLQERMAKKLKVDLELAKQGTDFYPI
- a CDS encoding DUF5698 domain-containing protein, translated to MEQYLPVISGYLFIFCARVIDMSLDVIRILMLMRDRRILAAVIGFFEVAVFVLALNEVLKGGLNDPGKVIAYAGGFATGNYIGSLIEERLAMGFLSIQIFPPIRLVNNITYQMRNEGFGVTSVTGCGRDGERIILFVLIKRKDLNKALHIIDQVCPEVFFNVSDAKRIHGGVFPVKKGK
- a CDS encoding glycosyltransferase family 4 protein, whose product is MGLKIGIFTDSYRPYTSGVVRSIETFSEELQAQGHEIFIFAPEYPKQNHDHMNENRVFRFSSIPAPTNHDFALAVPFSIRLRPTLKKIGLDIIHVHSPFLLGRLGARCAKKLNIPLVFTFHTLYDQYVHYVPIGQSITKEITKKFCADFCNHCNLVIVPTGIIGEHLQKWGVSTEIKALPTGINTCSFRTEEKDWLHRKFNIDVQEKILISVGRLAKEKNFSFILKSFSNVNAVFPKTKLVLVGNGPEKITLVNLARKLGISEKVIFTGTLTKDEMAKAYNSADIFVFASITETQGLVVGEAKASGLPTVAVKAFGISEMVENNVDGFLTDLDINNFVNKINLLLKDDDLRCTMSKNATINAEKISSQYCAQRLLEYYYTVIKKCADKSKIETPKLS
- a CDS encoding radical SAM protein → MHLEPPVFRPPSEAFSLILQLTIGCRHNACTFCGMYKGKTYRSRTWDEIKNDIDICSSQMKSIERVFLADGDALAADTPLILKTAFYLDKKFPDLKRISMYAGPKDILAKSLDELKEIRASGVELLYLGVESGSNNILQAVCKGVSAEEMVKAGQKALKTGFGLSVTIINGLGGTALWEEHAKETGKVISAIDPTYLGALTLMPVPNTVLYHQIQQGGFTLPNAMQILQEMKYLLENLHLTHCVFRTNHASNYLPLRGILNKDSDSLITILEQAIAQPDTIPLRPESRRGL
- a CDS encoding late competence development ComFB family protein, with the protein product MIINYPELAVKELIDEVLIEYAGQNPGTCQCERCKNDIMALALNSLPAKYVVSDFGQVYTKAIYDQVGGKAQVIAALTSAIQRVQQYPSHY
- a CDS encoding 6-phosphofructokinase, producing the protein MARSMVKRIGVLTGGGDAPGLNAVIRAVVKTAIHEYQMTIVGFENGFGGLIKNQARELTEADVVGILPRGGTILGTTNRDNPFHYPVTKGNEKTFVDVSDRVFENISIHEIEALIVIGGDGSLAIGKELHDHGLKVVGVPKTIDNDLSATDQTFGFDTALTTASEAIDKLHTTAESHHRVMVLEVMGRYAGWIALASGLAGGADVILIPEIPYNTDIVVEKINARSKEKKKFSIIVVAEGAKPMGGEMVVSKHIEGSFDPIRLGGIGNVIAQAVESATGKESRVTVLGHLQRGGSPTAYDRILATRYGTGAVNLTAEGKFGRMVCLKGQHIDSVPLEQAVGELHKVPVDGELVRVARQMGICLGD